From the genome of Labrus bergylta chromosome 12, fLabBer1.1, whole genome shotgun sequence, one region includes:
- the LOC109982875 gene encoding spermidine synthase, producing the protein MDLIKDGWFTELSPLWPGQAASLEVEELLYHKKSKYQDVLVFKSKQYGNVLVLDGVIQCSERDEFAYQEMIANLPLYSHPCPKKVLIIGGGDGGVAREVARHPLVESVVQCEIDEDVINVAKDFLPGMAQGFYSPKLTLHVGDGFEFMMANQDSFDVIITDSSDPIGPAECLFQEPYYELLKSSLKSDGILCSQGECQWLHLDLIKEMQTFCKKLFPVVDYAYTCVPSYSSGQIGFMLCSKDPDTNFREPEEFLSKEEVEDMAFRYYNSNIHKASFVLPEFARKALSDE; encoded by the exons ATGGATCTCATTAAAGACGGATGGTTTACGGAACTATCCCCGTTATGGCCGGGGCAAGCGGCCAGCCTGGAAGTGGAAGAGCTCCTCTACCACAAGAAATCCAAATATCAAGATGTCCTGGTCTTCAAGAG TAAACAATATGGCAATGTCTTGGTGCTGGATGGAGTGATCCAGTGCTCTGAGAGGGATGAGTTTGCATATCAAGAGATGATTGCCAACCTTCCCTTGTACAGCCACCCATGTCCCAAGAAG GTGCTGATCATTGGCGGAGGAGATGGCGGTGTAGCAAGGGAAGTTGCGAGACATCCGCTGGTTGAATCGGTGGTCCAGTGTGAGATAGATGAG GATGTTATCAATGTAGCAAAGGACTTCCTCCCAGGGATGGCCCAAGGGTTTTACAGTCCCAAGCTCACCCTGCATGTTGGAGACGGCTTTGAATTCATGATGGCGAACCAGGATTCTTTTGACGTCATTATCACGGACTCCTCAGACCCTATCG gACCTGCTGAGTGTTTGTTCCAGGAGCCTTACTATGAGCTTCTGAAGTCATCACTGAAAAGTGATGGGATTCTTTGTTCACAGG GAGAGTGTCAATGGCTCCATTTGGATCTGATTAAGGAGATGCAAACCTTCTGCAAGAAGCTATTCCCGGTGGTGGACTATGCCTACACATGTGTCCCCAGTTACTCCAGTGGCCAAATTGGATTCATGCTCTGCAGTAAAGATCCT GACACAAATTTCAGGGAACCAGAGGAATTCCTGTCAAAAGAAGAAGTGGAAGACATGGCATTTAGATATTACAACTCTAATATCCACAAAGCCTCTTTTGTGCTCCCTGAGTTTGCAAGAAAG GCACTCAGTGACGAATGA